A window of Alkalicoccobacillus plakortidis contains these coding sequences:
- a CDS encoding M15 family metallopeptidase, with amino-acid sequence MKAKIGIALSWGFILLTLCLFLVILYQEKQLDGPHEAFAKGDEESEPPTDLHPVVAEKADELVEEAKKKDIQVVITDDFRTIEDQDSLYDRGRESGDKIVTHAKGGESYHNYGLAIDFALKTDDGDVIWDLNYDGNDNGEADWMEVVAIAKDLGFTWGGDWTRFKDYPHLQMDFGYSINELQRGYYPAHE; translated from the coding sequence ATGAAAGCAAAAATAGGAATAGCTCTTTCTTGGGGATTCATCCTACTTACCTTATGCCTCTTTCTAGTGATTCTCTATCAGGAGAAACAACTAGATGGTCCGCACGAAGCCTTCGCAAAAGGTGACGAAGAAAGCGAACCTCCAACTGATCTTCATCCTGTTGTCGCCGAAAAGGCAGATGAACTTGTTGAAGAAGCAAAGAAAAAGGATATTCAAGTCGTCATTACAGACGATTTTCGTACAATAGAAGATCAGGATTCTCTTTATGATAGGGGAAGAGAGTCAGGAGACAAGATCGTAACACATGCCAAAGGTGGCGAATCCTATCACAATTATGGACTGGCTATAGATTTCGCCCTAAAAACCGATGATGGTGATGTGATCTGGGATCTTAACTACGATGGAAATGATAACGGAGAAGCCGATTGGATGGAGGTTGTCGCCATAGCCAAGGATCTAGGTTTCACATGGGGTGGCGACTGGACAAGATTCAAAGATTATCCGCATTTACAAATGGACTTTGGATATAGCATTAATGAATTACAACG